One Natrinema halophilum genomic window carries:
- the cobA gene encoding uroporphyrinogen-III C-methyltransferase produces MSASDTAAEPGTVYLVGSGPGDPDLLTVKAKRLIEAADVVLHDKLPGPEILELLPEHRREDVGKRAGGERTPQSEINERLVELARAGRSVVRLKGGDSFVFGRGGEEAEYLAAHEIPFEVVPAVTSAIAAPAVAGIPVTHRDHASSVSFVTGHEDPTKEESAVDWDALAATGGTIVVLMGVGRLPDYTTALREAGVEPETPVALVERGTWPGQQVATGTLETIVDVRDEADISPPAVTVIGDVAGTRESVVDFLQNDYGAVAERNDEQHEDGECGPTR; encoded by the coding sequence ATGTCAGCATCCGATACTGCCGCCGAGCCCGGAACCGTCTACCTCGTCGGGAGCGGCCCAGGCGACCCCGATCTGTTGACCGTCAAAGCGAAGCGCCTGATCGAGGCCGCGGACGTCGTTCTCCACGACAAGCTTCCCGGACCGGAGATACTCGAATTGCTCCCGGAACACCGTCGCGAAGACGTCGGCAAGCGCGCCGGCGGCGAGCGCACGCCCCAGTCGGAGATCAACGAGCGATTGGTCGAGCTCGCCCGCGCGGGCAGGTCCGTCGTCCGACTCAAAGGCGGTGACTCGTTCGTCTTCGGTCGCGGCGGCGAGGAAGCGGAATATCTCGCGGCTCACGAAATCCCGTTCGAGGTCGTCCCCGCGGTAACGTCCGCCATCGCCGCGCCCGCGGTGGCCGGTATTCCGGTCACGCACCGAGATCACGCCTCCTCGGTGTCGTTCGTCACAGGCCACGAAGACCCCACTAAAGAGGAGTCGGCCGTCGACTGGGACGCACTGGCCGCCACCGGCGGCACCATCGTCGTCCTGATGGGCGTCGGCCGGCTTCCGGACTACACGACGGCCTTGCGCGAGGCCGGCGTGGAGCCCGAGACGCCGGTCGCACTCGTCGAACGGGGTACCTGGCCCGGACAGCAGGTGGCGACCGGGACCCTCGAGACGATCGTCGACGTCCGCGACGAGGCGGATATCTCGCCGCCCGCCGTGACGGTGATCGGAGACGTCGCCGGCACGCGCGAGTCGGTCGTCGACTTTCTACAGAACGATTACGGAGCGGTCGCCGAGAGAAACGATGAGCAACACGAGGACGGCGAGTGCGGACCCACGAGGTGA